The genomic DNA ACGCCCACAAAGCCGCCCTGCAGGCCGAGATCGAGAAGGTCAAGGCTGATGGCCGTCACTCCGTCTTCCTGCTCCTGACCGACATCATGAAGGAAGGCACCGAGATGCTCATCGCTTCCGACGACCCGTCGGTTGTCGAGAAAGCCTTTGGCGTCAAGGCCACCGGCAAGTCCGTGTGGCTGGACGGCGTCATGAGCCGCAAGAAGCAGGTCGTGCCCTGTTTCGAGAAAGGCTTCAAGGCCTAACACGGCCCAGCCTGCTGGTTATAGCGCAAAGTCAGGCCCGTCAGCGTTGTGCTGGCGGGCCTTTTCACGTCCTGTGAACGGCGCGGTTGCTGTTCTTGCATGGTCTCTCGTGAGTCGTGGCAGGGGAGGGGGCTTGTGCCAAGATGCACAATCCATGCGTTGCAATCCCGGTGAGAAAAGATGAGCAGTTCTTCCTGGCCCGGTCCCAGCGCTGTGCGTCTACGGAGAGGATTCGCAAGAGAAGGGCGGGGCAGGAGTCTCCTGCCCCGCCCTGGCGGTGTACTGATGATGCGCGCCTTGACCTGGCGGCATGGGGGAAACTACAGGAGCCCGGCTTCCTTGAGCACTGCTTCGAGCCTGGGGACGTTCTCGTCCCGCAGGGGGACGATGGGCAGGCGGAATTCGGCCCTGGGGAAGATGCCCATCATGCGCAGCGCGGTCTTGACCGGTATGGGATTGGTCTCCATGAACATGGCGCGGATGACCGGGGCCATCTTCAAGCTCAGGTCAATGGCTCCCTGGTGGTCCTTTTCCATGAAGAGCCTGCACATGTCGCTCATGGCCTTGGGCATGATGTTGGAGATGACCGAGATGACGCCCTGACCGCCCACGGAGAGCAGGGGAATGACCGTGAAATCGTCGCCAGACAGGAGCTGGAACCCCTGGCCGCAGTATTCGACCACCTGGGCGGCCTGGCACATGTTGCCCGTGGCCTCCTTGACGGCAATGGCCTGGGGCACGGCATCGACGATGCGCTTGAGATCCTGGGGCAGCAGGTTCAGCCCGGTTCGGCTTGGCACGTTGTAGATGACGAACGGGATCGAAACCTTGTCGGCAATGGCTTTGAAATGGGCGATCAACCCTTCGGGCGTGGGTTTGTTGTAGTAGGGCGTGATTTGTAATGTCGCGTCCGCACCGGCCTCTTTGGCGAGGCTGGTCAGCTCAATGGCCTCTTTGGTGCTGTTGGACCCGGCCCCGGCGATGACCGGCAGACGGCCTTTCACCTGCTCGACGCATATCCTGATGATGCGTCCCTGCTCCTCGTGGGTCAGGGTGGCGGCTTCGCCGGTGGTGCCGCAGGGTACCAGCCCGTCTATGCCCTGCTCGATCTGCCATTCGATGAATTCGCGGTAGGCGGCCTCGTCAATGGCGCCGTCCCTGAACGGGGTAGAGAGAGCGGTAAATGCTCCTCTGAATTCCATAAAACAATTCCTCCTGAGTGTGTGGGCCTGGGCCTGGGCGGTTTTCCTACTGGAGGATTGCGCTCACGTCCGGGTTGTCATCATATTGGTCGCCAAGGCCGATGGTGGTCGGCATGATGGTGCCCGGTTCCGACCATTTGAACGAGGCGGTGCGCTCCGGCCAGCTCTGGACCTGGATCTGGCTCACGGTTTGTCCCTTATCATAGGGACGGACCCAAAGACAACGGCCATTGGCCTCGATGCGTCCGTTGACACCGGAACCGCGCCCGCTGCCCAGCAGGATGTCGGGCACAAAGCCCGGCTTTTGGGCCAGATACTCGCGTTCGCCGACCCAGCCCCAGTCGGAAAGGGCCACGATCAGGCGCACCGAGGCGCGCTCCTGCCTGATTTGCCGAGAAATGTTCTCGATCAACCGCTGTGGCGGGATGTCCTTGCCCTGCGGCAGGGAAGGGAAGCGGATGAAACCGATCCGATCGCCGGACGCTGTTTCGATCACGGTGAAGGGAGTGTTTTCAGCGGTCTGCCTGACCGGTTCAGGCTCTATTCCCAGGCCGGCCAGCGTCTGGGCCTCGGACTGTCCGGCAAGCCCGATGTCATAGCGCAGGAGCCCATAGGCCTGCATCAGGCTCTCAAGGACTCGTGTGTCGGGCGTTGTGCCATCGGGATTCATGAATTCCCATCCGCCCGAGACCAGCAGCCTGGGCGCCTCTGATGTATGCACATCAAAAAAATACGTAGCCCGCCGGGCCACGCCACCAAGGGTTCGTCCGCCTCAGGATGGGCATGGCCTGACAGTGCCATACGTGTTCGCCGTATAGAGGATGGTCAGAACGGGTTGCGCCTGCGCGGGACCGCAATGAAGCAGGCCGACCGCCAGCAGCAGGCAGAAGAGAATTCGTCGCATCCTAATCGTTGATAAACTCTTTCAGCTCTTTGCCCGGACGGAAGAAGGGAAGCTTCTTGGAACGGACCTGGACCACGCTGCCGGTCTTGGGGTTGCGCCCGGTGTAGCCTTCGTAGTCCTTGATCTTGAAGCTGCCAAAGCCCCTGATCTCGACACGGTCGCCCCGCAGGAGCGCTTCCTTGACGGAATCGACGAAGGCTCCGACCACCTTGGTGGCTTCGTCAACGTGCATTTTCTTCTGTTCTGAAAGAGCCTTGATCAATTCGCTCTTGTTCATGGTTTCCCCCTGAAGCGTTAGGTTATCGCGGAACGACAATTCATCCCGCCAGGAAACAAAAAAATGATTCTCCAGCGGAATACTAACTAACTATGCCAAAAAATGGCTCTTTTCGTCAACCCCTTATTTCATTAATCACAAAGAGGGAAAATCCTTCAGGATGGGTCTGCCGGAAATGCGCTCGCGGTTGTCCTCCCGGTAACGGATGATCTTTTTGGCCAGGGCATAAATATCTTTGGCAGCCGGGGAGTTGGGGGCATATTTCATGAGCGGGGTCTGGCGCCTGACAGACTCGACCACGGTCCGGTCCTGGTGGATGAACCCGAGGTTTCTCAGTTCGATGCCCAGGAAATTCTTGCAGGCCGCAGCCAGTCTGTCAAAGGTCTGTTTCGCCTCGCTCGCCGAGGTGGCCTGATTGACGATGACCAGGAAGTCCTTCACGTCGCGCTGGGTGGCCAGCACCTTGATCACGGC from Pseudodesulfovibrio aespoeensis Aspo-2 includes the following:
- the dapA gene encoding 4-hydroxy-tetrahydrodipicolinate synthase; this encodes MEFRGAFTALSTPFRDGAIDEAAYREFIEWQIEQGIDGLVPCGTTGEAATLTHEEQGRIIRICVEQVKGRLPVIAGAGSNSTKEAIELTSLAKEAGADATLQITPYYNKPTPEGLIAHFKAIADKVSIPFVIYNVPSRTGLNLLPQDLKRIVDAVPQAIAVKEATGNMCQAAQVVEYCGQGFQLLSGDDFTVIPLLSVGGQGVISVISNIMPKAMSDMCRLFMEKDHQGAIDLSLKMAPVIRAMFMETNPIPVKTALRMMGIFPRAEFRLPIVPLRDENVPRLEAVLKEAGLL
- a CDS encoding UshA-like (seleno)protein family 2, with product MRRILFCLLLAVGLLHCGPAQAQPVLTILYTANTYGTVRPCPSUGGRTLGGVARRATYFFDVHTSEAPRLLVSGGWEFMNPDGTTPDTRVLESLMQAYGLLRYDIGLAGQSEAQTLAGLGIEPEPVRQTAENTPFTVIETASGDRIGFIRFPSLPQGKDIPPQRLIENISRQIRQERASVRLIVALSDWGWVGEREYLAQKPGFVPDILLGSGRGSGVNGRIEANGRCLWVRPYDKGQTVSQIQVQSWPERTASFKWSEPGTIMPTTIGLGDQYDDNPDVSAILQ
- a CDS encoding HU family DNA-binding protein; this translates as MNKSELIKALSEQKKMHVDEATKVVGAFVDSVKEALLRGDRVEIRGFGSFKIKDYEGYTGRNPKTGSVVQVRSKKLPFFRPGKELKEFIND